In a genomic window of Patescibacteria group bacterium:
- a CDS encoding MraY family glycosyltransferase, with protein sequence MNYQLYFWLFLACAILSYLLTLLVIRLADKWRIYDLPSPRKIHAKPIPRLGGLAIFGAFLIIILFSVVFRPDLFHFSPWIWWHVIDKRLFGVILGAIVLVIVGVIDDVKGLNPFTKLFWQIAAAVMVVISGVGIDMIRNPFGGPMIALNQFQIPIHFYGYIYHFVVIGDLFVIFWIVLMINIVNFLDGLDGLAAGVSLIAFLVLFFLSLTPAINQVSTALLCLIIAGTLAGFLPKNFFPAKIFMGDSGSMFLGYMIACLAVISGGKVATSLLVLGFPILDGLWVVGRRLIHKKSPFVADKKHLHHRLLSVGLSQRQVVLIIYAMSAIFGGVALMSQTREKFMALISLIILMVFLGLFLIVIEWKKESRESERK encoded by the coding sequence ATGAATTATCAATTATATTTTTGGCTATTTTTAGCTTGCGCGATTTTGTCATATTTATTGACCTTGTTGGTGATTAGGTTAGCAGACAAATGGCGAATCTATGATTTGCCTTCACCGCGCAAAATTCATGCCAAACCTATCCCCAGATTAGGCGGTTTGGCAATTTTTGGTGCCTTTTTAATCATAATCTTATTTTCAGTAGTTTTTAGACCTGATTTGTTCCATTTTTCGCCTTGGATTTGGTGGCACGTGATTGATAAGCGCTTATTTGGGGTAATTTTAGGCGCCATTGTTTTGGTGATAGTGGGAGTGATTGATGATGTTAAAGGCTTGAATCCATTCACGAAATTGTTTTGGCAAATTGCCGCCGCGGTGATGGTAGTAATTTCCGGAGTTGGCATTGACATGATCCGCAATCCCTTTGGTGGACCAATGATTGCCTTAAACCAATTTCAAATCCCGATTCATTTTTATGGCTATATATACCATTTTGTGGTCATTGGCGATTTATTTGTGATTTTTTGGATCGTGTTAATGATTAATATTGTAAATTTTTTGGATGGTTTGGATGGCTTGGCAGCTGGTGTCTCGTTGATTGCTTTTTTGGTTTTGTTCTTTTTGAGTTTAACCCCAGCCATTAATCAGGTTTCTACCGCCTTATTATGCTTGATAATTGCCGGCACCTTAGCGGGTTTTTTGCCAAAAAACTTTTTTCCAGCCAAGATTTTTATGGGTGATTCAGGCAGTATGTTTTTAGGTTATATGATTGCCTGTTTGGCGGTGATTTCAGGCGGAAAGGTTGCGACCAGCCTTTTGGTTTTAGGCTTTCCGATTTTAGACGGGTTATGGGTGGTGGGGAGAAGATTAATTCACAAAAAATCACCCTTTGTGGCGGATAAAAAACATCTTCACCATCGTTTATTATCCGTGGGGTTGAGCCAAAGACAAGTGGTTTTAATAATTTATGCGATGTCAGCAATTTTTGGCGGGGTGGCCTTAATGTCACAAACTCGGGAGAAATTTATGGCTTTAATCTCTTTAATTATTTTGATGGTTTTTTTGGGCCTATTTTTAATTGTGATAGAATGGAAGAAAGAGAGTAGAGAATCGGAGAGAAAATGA
- a CDS encoding PH domain-containing protein yields MDEEELPSHELRDKEELVLVAGKHWFLMLKPLLWTFLGLIIVFVVLRIGGASIYFTVAFFLWLALGMTYFIANYIVWARTKYFLTNMRIIVDEQKSLFAKEITEIELENIHNVSYKISGVVSAGFNFGNVILQSFGAPKPLILKNVSKPARVHLRISQMMAELHEEEEQNQEIEPKIKHPRKYIPRAPHLEEDNE; encoded by the coding sequence TTGGACGAAGAAGAACTACCAAGCCACGAACTCAGAGATAAAGAAGAATTAGTCTTAGTTGCTGGTAAGCATTGGTTTTTAATGCTCAAGCCGCTTTTATGGACCTTTTTGGGATTAATAATTGTGTTTGTAGTTTTGAGGATTGGTGGAGCTTCGATTTATTTTACGGTCGCTTTTTTTCTATGGTTGGCTTTGGGTATGACTTATTTTATCGCCAATTATATTGTTTGGGCGAGAACTAAGTACTTTTTGACTAATATGAGAATTATTGTTGATGAACAGAAAAGTTTATTTGCTAAAGAGATTACGGAAATTGAATTAGAAAATATCCACAATGTTTCATATAAAATTTCAGGGGTGGTGTCGGCTGGTTTTAATTTTGGTAATGTAATTTTGCAATCTTTTGGCGCTCCAAAACCATTAATATTAAAAAATGTCAGCAAACCAGCTCGGGTGCATTTGCGAATCAGCCAAATGATGGCAGAATTGCACGAGGAAGAAGAACAAAACCAGGAAATTGAGCCCAAAATAAAACACCCCAGAAAATATATTCCTAGGGCGCCTCATTTAGAAGAAGATAACGAATAG
- the rpmA gene encoding 50S ribosomal protein L27 — MAHTKAKGSTRLGRDSKSKRLGVKIFGGQKIKTGQIIVRQRGTQFYPGLNVGIGKDHTIFAKADGILIFESKKNNSHYNKAKRKVLISVKA, encoded by the coding sequence ATGGCACATACCAAGGCCAAGGGTAGTACCCGCTTAGGCCGTGATTCAAAATCAAAAAGATTGGGAGTAAAAATCTTTGGCGGTCAAAAAATTAAAACTGGCCAGATTATTGTTCGTCAAAGAGGCACCCAATTTTATCCGGGCTTAAACGTCGGTATCGGTAAAGATCATACGATTTTTGCAAAAGCTGACGGGATTTTAATTTTTGAGAGTAAAAAAAATAATAGCCATTACAATAAAGCAAAAAGGAAAGTTTTAATTTCAGTTAAAGCTTAA